In one Oryza glaberrima chromosome 2, OglaRS2, whole genome shotgun sequence genomic region, the following are encoded:
- the LOC127763539 gene encoding putative clathrin assembly protein At5g35200: protein MAGGGTSIRKYVGALKDTTTVSIAKVNSDYKDLDIAIVKATNHVENLPKEKYIRDIFYHLSAGRARADVAYCIRALGRRLSKTRNWAVALKTLIVIHRALREVDPTFRDELISYGRSSTHMLHLSYFKDDSSAEAWDYSAWVRNYALYLEERLESFRVLKYDVEKDPPRTRDLDTVGLLEQLPALQQLLFRLLGCQPQGSSSYNNIIQHALSMVALESVRIHTAINDGILNLVDKFFEMQRDDALRALDLFKRAINQAGQLSEFYEMCKTIHIGRGERFLKIELPPTSFLQAMEEYVRDAPLASINQRNQAVLAIEYKRKPEDEESSSSAPLPPPPVSTSESEPEPEPEPVKEVSPVHEPTDLLGMNEPTPDVSEIDQKNSLALAIVQPDNTPKAAAPTTENVATSWELALVAAPSSNGNAATSNKLAGGLDLLTLDSLYNEAHRQAQQNASYNPWEAAAPASSGPMMQQPMQNPFYASNAIAPPLNVQMAAMAQQQQHMFMLQQQQQQQQMMMMMGRQPYDQQQGSSSNPFASPYMSAGVHPYGPGMQLHAGNSYTYSGTGMM from the exons atggctggGGGTGGAACGAGCATCAGGAAGTATGTTGGAGCCCTAAAGGACACAACAACCGTAAGCATAGCAAAAGTGAACAGCGATTATAAG GATTTGGATATTGCTATTGTGAAGGCCACAAACCATGTCGAGAATCTACCAAAGGAGAAGTACATAAGAG ATATCTTTTATCATCTCTCTGCTGGAAGGGCTCGAGCAGATGTAGCATACTGCATCCGTGCTCTTGGTAGGCGTCTTTCAAAGACACGCAACTGGGCG GTTGCACTTAAGACCTTAATCGTCATACACCGTGCCCTACGGGAAGTTGATCCCACTTTCCGTGATGAGCTCATTAGCTATGGAAGATCCAGTACACATATGCTTCATTTGTCCTACTTTAAGGATGATTCAAGTGCAGAAG CTTGGGATTATTCTGCATGGGTTCGCAATTATGCATTGTACTTAGAAGAGAGACTAGAATCTTTCCGTGTACTGAAATATGACGTTGAAAAAGATCCACCG AGAACTCGAGACCTCGACACGGTTGGTTTGCTTGAACAACTGCCAGCACTACAGCAGCTTCTTTTTCGGCTACTCGGTTGCCAG CCACAAGGGTcatcatcttataacaacatAATCCAGCATGCACTTTCAATG GTTGCTCTAGAGAGTGTTAGGATCCATACAGCTATCAACGATGGGATACTGAATCTGGTTGACAAG TTCTTTGAGATGCAAAGGGATGATGCTCTTAGAGCCCTTGACTTATTCAAAAGAGCAATTAACCAG GCGGGACAACTTTCTGAAttttatgaaatgtgtaaaaccaTACATATTGGGCGTGGCGAGAGGTTCTTAAAAATTGAACTG CCTCCGACCTCATTCCTGCAAGCTATGGAGGAGTATGTGAGAGATGCACCCCTTGCTTCAATAAACCAAAGAAATCAG GCTGTACTAGCAATAGAGTACAAAAGAAAACCAGAGGATGAAGAATCATCAAGTTCagctcctctgccgccgcctccagtATCAACTTCAGAATCTGAACCTGAACCTGAGCCTGAGCCAGTTAAAGAAGTCTCACCCGTACATGAGCCAACCGATTTGCTG GGAATGAATGAACCGACCCCTGACGTGTCAGAAATCGACCAAAAGAATTCTTTGGCTTTAGCAATTGTTCAACCAG acaatACACCAAAAGCCGCTGCTCCTACTACTGAAAACGTTGCCACTAGCTGGGAGTTGGCTCTTGTCGCCGCGCCAAGTTCAAATGGCAATGCTGCCACCTCGAACAAACTG GCTGGTGGGCTGGACTTGCTCACCCTTGACAGCCTATACAACGAGGCGCACCGACAAGCGCAACAGAACGCAAGCTACAACCCCTGGGAGGCAGCAGCCCCAGCATCATCTGGCCCAATGATGCAGCAGCCAATGCAGAACCCGTTCTACGCCTCGAACGCCATTGCTCCGCCCTTAAACGTGCAGATGGCCGCcatggcgcagcagcagcagcatatgTTCatgctccagcagcagcagcagcagcagcagatgatgatgatgatgggaaGGCAGCCGTATGATCAGCAGcaaggctcttcttccaatccGTTTGCTAGTCCATACATGTCTGCAGGAGTTCACCCGTATGGTCCGGGGATGCAGCTCCATGCCGGCAATTCGTACACATACTCTGGGACAGGAATGATGTAG
- the LOC127761027 gene encoding uncharacterized protein LOC127761027: MALRRINLWKKPLLLFPRPFSSSSSPNPPFPPPPPPPNDRDDASPKPSEGEGRNPAASLFQDLRDRLMSTPSHLPSRRIPTAPPPRPSGNAEPVASIDDIRRQLESYRGSLAARGAPPGSSPDGAAPSLLDLVRSTSSPTSPQGPNSGHFSSLAESLRNLPSGRQPQQRRQPRSTTPFLSPTAHPIFGRELGENARKAEGKEENSAIELKKEYSYAELGKKLGQLRPSGAGNDGKEWFSLEELQGRIAKLANLDIADDMRLGGQYVALRKSLLGIQADQKTKDDIKKTRSMQGLSFLANIGGPATPQYLQHPPQEELLERYFHPDHMSSEEKMKLELQRVRDEFKMSENDCGSARVQIAQLTVKIKHLSTVLHKKDKHSRKGLQDMVQRRKKYLKYLRRTDWDSYCLVLSKLGLRDVPEYKAPDYKNKSTSKANSKKSKSKKRKMKA, from the exons atggcgctcCGCCGCATCAACCTCTGGAAGAagccgctcctcctcttcccgcggcccttctcctcgtcctcctcaccCAACcctcccttccctcctcccccgccaccgcccaACGACCGCGACGACGCCTCACCAAAGCCCagcgagggggaggggcgcaACCCGGCGGCCTCGCTCTTCCAGGACTTGCGCGACCGGCTCATGTCCACCCCCTCGCATCTGCCGTCGCGCCGGATCCCGACcgctccgccgccccgcccctcGGGGAACGCCGAGCCGGTGGCCTCcatcgacgacatccgccgCCAGCTCGAGTCCTACCGCGGATCCCTCGCCGCGAGGGGCGCCCCTCCTGGCTCCTCCCccgacggcgccgccccctccttGCTCGACCTGGTGAGGAGCACCTCGTCCCCGACCTCACCTCAGGGCCCCAACTCCGGGCACTTCTCATCCCTCGCCGAGAGCTTGCGCAATCTCCCCTCTGGACGGCAGCCGCAACAGCGGAGGCAGCCTCGTTCGACAACCCCGTTTTTGTCCCCCACTGCGCATCCCATCTTCGGGAGGGAGCTCGGGGAGAACGCGAGAAAGGCGGAGGGGAAAGAGGAGAATTCTGCCATTGAGCTTAAGAAGGAATACAGCTACGCAGAGCTCGGGAAGAAGCTCGGCCAACTGCGACCGTCCGGCGCAGGGAACGATGGAAAGGAGTGGTTCTCGCTTGAGGAGCTGCAGGGACGGATCGCCAAGCTCGCAAATTTGGACATTGCTGATGACATGCGGTTAGGCGGGCAGTATGTGGCACTCCGGAAGAGCCTCCTGGGAATCCAAGCCGATCAGAAAACAAAGGATGATATTAAGAAGACAAGATCCA TGCAGGGATTGTCATTTTTGGCGAACATTGGTGGGCCGGCAACGCCGCAATACTTGCAGCATCCTCCACAGGAGGAGTTGCTAGAGAGG TATTTCCATCCAGACCACATGTCGTCGGAAGAGAAGATGAAGTTAGAGCTCCAGAGGGTGAGGGACGAGTTTAAGATGTCTGAAAATGACTGCGGCTCTGCGCGAGTTCAAA TTGCCCAATTGACCGTGAAAATCAAGCATCTGTCAACTGTTCTACACAAAAAG GATAAACATTCGAGAAAGGGGCTTCAGGATATGGTCCAAAGGAGGAAGAAGTACCTCAAGTACCTGCGTAGAACTGACTGGGATTCATATTGTCTTGTCCTGTCGAAGCTGGGTCTTCGTGATGTACCGGAGTACAAAGCTCCTGATTACAAGAACAAATCCACCAGTAAAGCCAACTCTAagaagagcaagagcaagaaaagaaagatgAAAGCATAA
- the LOC127763538 gene encoding uncharacterized protein LOC127763538 isoform X2 has product MSALEIMDPKMDCGIEKSGYYSIDEAIEDGIAPVPLSLDRTLDIQRTLDVMDHLFSCEATWHKGHTLAQTVFTCIYLMRMERTSSHAILNSFCRILRATCYAVVSVVSTARTHEEEDLFTMSFGLPLRDEGDEKCLSILNSVEETIARQLRACKAQALSRKKTLEGLESLQDNPDLEEDYCRALLCRLRFRKHFYHVVTCLRKPHGRGLELARKHVASCLTELSLMLNSRDFLRSQSNNTQQQGDEICTTASGVRPVGFDASLNSRLLSPAPPRAVKLLSWSDAIRYFEKLLRDLDIVCSSPLDPVLENVLHFVVQFQKSVPDLVPRAFLQTLLVQDGKLYGRDLSCDVISRALSLPDIIGDKEFQMNEFVVQLGQLVINLLKILCTNTAWQRRKLGKSLQDWSTISIQLEFALKREFGETRNVLLHENMCMRVSKQLLVWTQEHTYWVAYRFLILGFELDLYSPSEYCMVYWYMYVVLMKLIEQMQLRILASNENSRRKGKKKKDHSKDSSRDTAFPSSCLLLQCYVLLSEGLSMMLAALRNESNSFQLPSIFNSEQERFIQHFDLLQKARLPEHITYYSFRESASHASIADLTKYNFFKEIHKITPSLRGSFASEPEKLAEIRQIEQVAEHNRIALNIISQVGAGDPSLRVSFEFTHHPHFAVAVVKRS; this is encoded by the exons ATGTCTGCATTGGAG ATAATGGATCCTAAAATGGATTGTGGAATTGAGAAAAGTGGATACTACTCCATTGATGAAGCCATAGAAGATGGTATTGCCCCAGTTCCACTTAGTTTGGACAGAACACTTGACATTCAACGCACTCTTGATGTCATGGATCATCTTTTCTCATGCGAG GCAACATGGCACAAGGGTCACACTCTAGCACAGACTGTCTTTACATGTATCTACCTTATGAGAATGGAGAGAACTTCATCACATGCTATACTAAATAGCTTTTGCAGAATTTTGCGTGCTACCTGTTATGCTGTGGTTTCTGTTGTTTCTACTGCCCGAACTCATGAG GAGGAGGACCTCTTTACTATGTCTTTTGGGCTGCCTTTAAGAGATGAAGGTGATGAAAAGTGCCTGTCAATTCTTAACTCAGTTGAAGAGACAATAGCTCGTCAATTACGTGCTTGTAAAGCCCAAGCATTGTCCAGGAAAAAGACACTAGAAG GTCTTGAATCCCTACAGGACAATCCTGATCTGGAAGAGGATTACTGCAGAGCATTGTTATGCAGATTACGTTTTCGTAAG CATTTCTACCATGTTGTTACATGCTTGAGGAAACCTCATGGAAGAGGATTGGAGTTGGCACGGAAGCATGTTGCGTCATGTTTGACTGAGCTCAGTTTGATGCTCAACTCTCGAGATTTCCTCAGGTCACAGTCTAACAATACACAGCAACAAGGCGATGAAATCTGCACAACCGCATCAGGTGTTCGTCCTGTTGGCTTTGATGCTAGCTTAAACAGCAGGCTTCTGAGTCCAGCACCACCACGTGCTGTCAAATTACTTAGCTGGAGTGAT GCAATAAGGTACTTTGAGAAGCTTCTGCGCGATCTAGATATCGTTTGCTCTTCACCACTTGATCCGGTGCTTGAGAATGTGCTTCACTTTGTTGTACAGTTCCAAAAATCAGTACCAGATTTGGTTCCTAGAGCATTTCTTCAG ACTTTATTAGTTCAAGATGGCAAGCTTTATGGTCGGGACTTGTCTTGTGATGTGATTTCAAGGGCTTTATCATTACCAGATATTATAGGAGATAAGGAATTCCAGATGAATGAGTTTGTGGTGCAGCTAGGTCAG TTGGTAATCAATTTGCTTAAAATTCTTTGTACGAACACTGCATGGCAACGGCGCAAGCTTGGGAAGAGTTTGCAGGATTGGAGTACCATTTCCATACAG TTGGAATTTGCGTTGAAAAGAGAATTCGGTGAAACTAGAAATGTCTTACTGCATGAG AACATGTGCATGAGAGTATCAAAGCAACTTCTGGTTTGGACTCAGGAACATACATATTGGGTTGCTTATCGGTTTCTCATATTGGGTTTTGAACTTGACCTGTATTCTCCGAGTGAATATTGTATGGTGTACTGGTACATGTATGTGGTCCTCATGAAGCTGATAGAGCAGATGCAGTTACGAATTCTTGCTAGTAATGAAAACT CacgaagaaaagggaaaaagaaaaaggatcaTTCAAAAGACTCCTCAAGGGATACAGCGTTTCCATCCTCCTGTCTACTGCTTCAGTGTTATGTTTTACTTTCAGAAGGACTTTCAATG atgttggcggccCTGAGGAATGAAAGCAATTCATTCCAATTACCAAGCATCTTCAATAGTGAGCAAGAG AGATTCATTCAGCATTTCGATCTTCTCCAGAAAGCACGTCTCCCTGAGCACATTACCTACTACAGTTTTAGGGAATCAGCTTCTCATGCATCCATAGCA gatctgaccaaatataacttttttaaagaaattcaTAAGATCACGCCGTCCTTGAGAGGCAGTTTTGCAAGTGAACCAGAAAAGCTCGCGGAGATCCGCCAGATAGAGCAGGTGGCTGAGCACAACAGAATAGCCCTAAACATCATCAGCCAAGTTGGAGCTGGTGATCCATCCCTGAGAGTTTCATTTGAGTTTACACACCATCCACACTTTGCAGTCGCAGTTGTAAAGAGATCATAG
- the LOC127763541 gene encoding vacuolar protein sorting-associated protein 55 homolog, whose protein sequence is MARSMRTCLHSGRLALLAILVSGGIVLQILACALYNNWWPMLTVLMYLILPMPLIFFLGSNSPSMMSNDGDTWVNFTKFLTGASIVGSIAIPSILKHAGVIGWGALTMELSSFLVFGVAILWLIQMNSEDEYSSAF, encoded by the exons ATGGCGCGTAGTATGAGGACATGTTTGCACAGTGGAAGACTTGCGCTTCTTGCAATACTGGTTTCTGGTGGAATTGTATTGCAGATTCTG GCCTGTGCTCTGTATAACAACTGGTGGCCAATGCTAACAG TTCTTATGTACCTCATACTACCAATGCCCCTCATATTTTTCCTGGGCTCCAACAGCCCCTCAATGATGTCTAATGATGGCGATAC TTGGGTGAACTTCACAAAATTCTTGACGGGCGCATCGATAGTGGGGAGCATCGCCATCCCGTCGATCCTGAAGCATGCCGGCGTCATTGGATGGGGAGCGCTCACGATGGAGCTATCTTCTTTCCTGGTCTTTGGCGTCGCGATCCTGTGGCTGATTCAAATGAACAGCGAAGACGAGTACAGCAGCGCGTTCTGA
- the LOC127763538 gene encoding uncharacterized protein LOC127763538 isoform X1 yields MEASSSSTSSPPPPPPPSIPASSAWADASPLLDAACRDLQDGELIHGENFSLFGAMSALEIMDPKMDCGIEKSGYYSIDEAIEDGIAPVPLSLDRTLDIQRTLDVMDHLFSCEATWHKGHTLAQTVFTCIYLMRMERTSSHAILNSFCRILRATCYAVVSVVSTARTHEEEDLFTMSFGLPLRDEGDEKCLSILNSVEETIARQLRACKAQALSRKKTLEGLESLQDNPDLEEDYCRALLCRLRFRKHFYHVVTCLRKPHGRGLELARKHVASCLTELSLMLNSRDFLRSQSNNTQQQGDEICTTASGVRPVGFDASLNSRLLSPAPPRAVKLLSWSDAIRYFEKLLRDLDIVCSSPLDPVLENVLHFVVQFQKSVPDLVPRAFLQTLLVQDGKLYGRDLSCDVISRALSLPDIIGDKEFQMNEFVVQLGQLVINLLKILCTNTAWQRRKLGKSLQDWSTISIQLEFALKREFGETRNVLLHENMCMRVSKQLLVWTQEHTYWVAYRFLILGFELDLYSPSEYCMVYWYMYVVLMKLIEQMQLRILASNENSRRKGKKKKDHSKDSSRDTAFPSSCLLLQCYVLLSEGLSMMLAALRNESNSFQLPSIFNSEQERFIQHFDLLQKARLPEHITYYSFRESASHASIADLTKYNFFKEIHKITPSLRGSFASEPEKLAEIRQIEQVAEHNRIALNIISQVGAGDPSLRVSFEFTHHPHFAVAVVKRS; encoded by the exons ATGGAGGCGAGctcctcttccacctcctccccgccgccgccgccgccgccctccataCCGGCCTCCAGCGCCTGGGCTGACGCCTCGCCGCTCCTCGACGCCGCGTGCCGTG ATCTCCAGGATGGGGAACTTATACATGGAGAGAACTTTAGTCTTTTTGGTGCAATGTCTGCATTGGAG ATAATGGATCCTAAAATGGATTGTGGAATTGAGAAAAGTGGATACTACTCCATTGATGAAGCCATAGAAGATGGTATTGCCCCAGTTCCACTTAGTTTGGACAGAACACTTGACATTCAACGCACTCTTGATGTCATGGATCATCTTTTCTCATGCGAG GCAACATGGCACAAGGGTCACACTCTAGCACAGACTGTCTTTACATGTATCTACCTTATGAGAATGGAGAGAACTTCATCACATGCTATACTAAATAGCTTTTGCAGAATTTTGCGTGCTACCTGTTATGCTGTGGTTTCTGTTGTTTCTACTGCCCGAACTCATGAG GAGGAGGACCTCTTTACTATGTCTTTTGGGCTGCCTTTAAGAGATGAAGGTGATGAAAAGTGCCTGTCAATTCTTAACTCAGTTGAAGAGACAATAGCTCGTCAATTACGTGCTTGTAAAGCCCAAGCATTGTCCAGGAAAAAGACACTAGAAG GTCTTGAATCCCTACAGGACAATCCTGATCTGGAAGAGGATTACTGCAGAGCATTGTTATGCAGATTACGTTTTCGTAAG CATTTCTACCATGTTGTTACATGCTTGAGGAAACCTCATGGAAGAGGATTGGAGTTGGCACGGAAGCATGTTGCGTCATGTTTGACTGAGCTCAGTTTGATGCTCAACTCTCGAGATTTCCTCAGGTCACAGTCTAACAATACACAGCAACAAGGCGATGAAATCTGCACAACCGCATCAGGTGTTCGTCCTGTTGGCTTTGATGCTAGCTTAAACAGCAGGCTTCTGAGTCCAGCACCACCACGTGCTGTCAAATTACTTAGCTGGAGTGAT GCAATAAGGTACTTTGAGAAGCTTCTGCGCGATCTAGATATCGTTTGCTCTTCACCACTTGATCCGGTGCTTGAGAATGTGCTTCACTTTGTTGTACAGTTCCAAAAATCAGTACCAGATTTGGTTCCTAGAGCATTTCTTCAG ACTTTATTAGTTCAAGATGGCAAGCTTTATGGTCGGGACTTGTCTTGTGATGTGATTTCAAGGGCTTTATCATTACCAGATATTATAGGAGATAAGGAATTCCAGATGAATGAGTTTGTGGTGCAGCTAGGTCAG TTGGTAATCAATTTGCTTAAAATTCTTTGTACGAACACTGCATGGCAACGGCGCAAGCTTGGGAAGAGTTTGCAGGATTGGAGTACCATTTCCATACAG TTGGAATTTGCGTTGAAAAGAGAATTCGGTGAAACTAGAAATGTCTTACTGCATGAG AACATGTGCATGAGAGTATCAAAGCAACTTCTGGTTTGGACTCAGGAACATACATATTGGGTTGCTTATCGGTTTCTCATATTGGGTTTTGAACTTGACCTGTATTCTCCGAGTGAATATTGTATGGTGTACTGGTACATGTATGTGGTCCTCATGAAGCTGATAGAGCAGATGCAGTTACGAATTCTTGCTAGTAATGAAAACT CacgaagaaaagggaaaaagaaaaaggatcaTTCAAAAGACTCCTCAAGGGATACAGCGTTTCCATCCTCCTGTCTACTGCTTCAGTGTTATGTTTTACTTTCAGAAGGACTTTCAATG atgttggcggccCTGAGGAATGAAAGCAATTCATTCCAATTACCAAGCATCTTCAATAGTGAGCAAGAG AGATTCATTCAGCATTTCGATCTTCTCCAGAAAGCACGTCTCCCTGAGCACATTACCTACTACAGTTTTAGGGAATCAGCTTCTCATGCATCCATAGCA gatctgaccaaatataacttttttaaagaaattcaTAAGATCACGCCGTCCTTGAGAGGCAGTTTTGCAAGTGAACCAGAAAAGCTCGCGGAGATCCGCCAGATAGAGCAGGTGGCTGAGCACAACAGAATAGCCCTAAACATCATCAGCCAAGTTGGAGCTGGTGATCCATCCCTGAGAGTTTCATTTGAGTTTACACACCATCCACACTTTGCAGTCGCAGTTGTAAAGAGATCATAG